A section of the Festucalex cinctus isolate MCC-2025b chromosome 7, RoL_Fcin_1.0, whole genome shotgun sequence genome encodes:
- the LOC144022671 gene encoding protein S100-A6-like, whose protein sequence is MGELDQVIEQCVEIFVKNCGEDSDCLNAKEFKGMMEKEVTASNYKGKLLKGDLTEAFDRLDKNKDEEINIQEYSRLISILIKAYYRKKYNRGGKGGRGAKRGGKGEGAEED, encoded by the exons ATGGGTGAGCTGGACCAGGTCATCGAACAATGCGTGGAGATCTTTGTGAAGAACTGTGGCGAGGACAGCGACTGTTTGAACGCGAAGGAGTTTAAAGGAATGATGGAAAAAGAGGTCACTGCCTCTAATTATaag GGGAAACTTTTGAAGGGAGATCTCACTGAGGCCTTTGACAGGttggacaaaaacaaagatgaagAAATCAACATCCAGGAGTACTCCAGATTAATTTCGATACTGATAAAAGCTTACTACCGCAAAAAATATAACCGCGGTGGCAAGGGAGGCCGGGGCGCCAAACGGGGTGGTAAGGGAGAGGGCGCCGAAGAAGATTAG